The following are encoded in a window of uncultured Ilyobacter sp. genomic DNA:
- the pdxT gene encoding pyridoxal 5'-phosphate synthase glutaminase subunit PdxT — protein MKIGVLALQGAFREHIEILKKLGVKCIEVRKKEDLRDIHGIIIPGGESTTIGKLLIDLEIMEPLKNMIENGFPVYGTCAGMILLAKSLVDDKKIHLGLMDITVKRNAYGRQLGSFSCKAPVVGIGEDVEMVFIRAPYIEACAEGIEVLATVNGNIVAARQDNILVTSFHPELTSDFRMHQFFIENLIKKSS, from the coding sequence ATGAAAATTGGTGTTCTTGCATTACAAGGAGCATTTAGGGAACACATTGAAATCCTTAAGAAACTCGGAGTTAAGTGTATAGAGGTCAGAAAAAAAGAGGATCTGAGAGATATCCACGGGATAATTATTCCTGGTGGAGAAAGTACCACAATAGGAAAACTTCTCATAGATCTTGAGATTATGGAACCTTTGAAAAATATGATAGAAAATGGCTTTCCCGTATATGGAACTTGTGCAGGGATGATCCTTCTTGCTAAGTCTCTTGTTGATGATAAAAAAATCCATTTGGGGCTTATGGATATAACTGTGAAAAGAAACGCCTACGGACGACAGTTGGGAAGCTTTTCGTGCAAGGCACCGGTAGTTGGTATAGGGGAGGACGTGGAGATGGTATTTATCCGGGCACCTTATATAGAGGCTTGTGCTGAAGGTATAGAGGTTTTAGCGACTGTAAATGGAAATATCGTTGCTGCTAGGCAGGATAATATCCTAGTGACATCCTTTCATCCTGAGCTCACTTCTGACTTTAGGATGCATCAATTTTTTATAGAAAATTTGATAAAAAAATCAAGCTAG